One genomic window of Kosmotoga olearia TBF 19.5.1 includes the following:
- the rplC gene encoding 50S ribosomal protein L3: MKGIIGRKLGMTTIYEDGKALGVTVIKAGPCTVVQKKTAAGGEYNAIQLGFEELSPERAKKLLTKPILKKFEAAKVKPHRILKEIRVENPDEYNVGDVIDAGIFKEGELVDVTGWTKGRGFTGAMKRWNFGGGEVTHGSKFHRELGSVGNHTEPAKIWKGKKMPGRYGNERVTVLNVKVVKVDAENGLIAIHGAVPGARGGLVIIRAAKRPRK; this comes from the coding sequence ATGAAAGGAATAATCGGCAGAAAACTTGGAATGACCACTATTTACGAAGATGGAAAAGCACTCGGTGTTACAGTAATAAAGGCGGGACCCTGTACGGTCGTTCAGAAGAAAACTGCCGCTGGTGGAGAGTACAACGCTATCCAGCTCGGTTTTGAAGAGCTCTCACCCGAGAGAGCAAAGAAACTCTTAACGAAACCTATACTCAAAAAATTCGAGGCAGCTAAAGTCAAACCCCACAGAATACTCAAAGAAATAAGAGTGGAAAATCCGGATGAGTACAACGTTGGAGACGTCATCGATGCTGGAATATTCAAAGAAGGTGAACTCGTCGATGTTACAGGTTGGACCAAAGGTAGAGGCTTCACCGGTGCTATGAAACGCTGGAACTTTGGAGGCGGTGAAGTCACACACGGATCTAAATTCCACAGAGAACTCGGTTCTGTTGGTAACCATACCGAACCCGCTAAGATCTGGAAAGGTAAAAAGATGCCAGGACGTTACGGAAACGAGAGAGTTACTGTTCTCAATGTGAAAGTGGTAAAAGTCGATGCAGAAAATGGGCTCATTGCCATTCATGGCGCAGTCCCAGGAGCGAGGGGCGGGCTTGTGATTATAAGAGCCGCTAAAAGGCCCCGAAAATGA
- the rpsJ gene encoding 30S ribosomal protein S10 encodes MAKQKIRIRLKAYDHRLLDASAKKIVEAVKMTNAKVSGPIPLPTERTLYTVLTSPHKYKDAREQFEKLVHKRLIEIIDPTPKTIDSLMKVDLPAGVDVEIKL; translated from the coding sequence ATGGCCAAACAAAAAATCAGGATTCGCCTCAAGGCTTATGACCATAGACTCCTGGACGCGTCCGCTAAAAAAATTGTTGAAGCTGTAAAAATGACCAATGCGAAGGTCTCAGGGCCTATTCCATTGCCGACGGAAAGAACACTCTACACTGTTCTCACGTCGCCGCATAAATACAAAGACGCAAGGGAACAGTTCGAAAAACTTGTGCATAAGAGACTTATAGAAATAATCGATCCCACTCCCAAAACAATTGATTCTCTTATGAAAGTGGACCTTCCCGCAGGAGTGGACGTAGAGATCAAGCTTTGA
- the tuf gene encoding elongation factor Tu has protein sequence MAKEKFERTKPHLNIGTIGHIDHGKTTLTAAITKALAYKGFADFTPFDAIDKAPEEKARGITINVTHVEYETEKRHYAHIDCPGHADYIKNMITGAAQMDGAILVVAATDGVMPQTREHVLLARQVNVPAMVVFINKVDMVDDEELVELVEEEVRDLLSKYEFPGDEVPVIKGSALMALEADNPDDPWVQKIYELMDAVDNYVPEPQRETDKPFLMPIEDIFSITGRGTVVTGRIERGVIHVGDEVEIVGLSYEVRKTVVTGVEMFRKLLDEGVAGDNVGCLLRGVGKDEVKRGQVLAKPGSITPHKKFKANIYVLKKEEGGRHTPFTKGYRPQFYIRTADVTGELVDLPEGVEMVMPGDNVVMTVELIYPVAIEKGMRFAVREGGRTVGAGVVSEIIE, from the coding sequence ATGGCTAAGGAAAAATTTGAACGAACAAAACCACATCTTAACATTGGTACAATCGGACACATTGACCACGGTAAAACCACATTGACAGCAGCCATAACAAAAGCTCTCGCCTATAAGGGGTTTGCTGATTTCACACCATTCGATGCTATCGACAAGGCTCCTGAAGAAAAGGCCAGAGGTATCACAATCAACGTTACTCATGTTGAGTATGAAACCGAAAAGAGACATTACGCCCACATTGACTGTCCTGGGCACGCCGACTACATTAAGAACATGATCACCGGTGCTGCTCAGATGGATGGTGCTATTCTTGTTGTTGCAGCTACCGACGGTGTCATGCCACAGACCAGAGAGCATGTTCTTCTCGCTAGACAGGTTAATGTTCCTGCCATGGTCGTCTTCATAAACAAAGTTGACATGGTTGACGACGAAGAACTCGTTGAACTCGTTGAAGAAGAAGTTAGAGACCTTCTCAGCAAATACGAGTTCCCTGGTGACGAGGTCCCTGTTATAAAAGGATCTGCTCTCATGGCTCTTGAAGCTGATAATCCTGATGACCCATGGGTCCAGAAAATCTACGAACTCATGGACGCTGTTGACAATTACGTTCCTGAGCCCCAGAGAGAAACCGACAAACCATTCCTCATGCCTATCGAAGATATCTTCTCCATCACCGGAAGAGGTACAGTTGTTACCGGAAGAATCGAACGTGGCGTAATCCATGTCGGTGATGAAGTTGAAATAGTTGGACTTTCCTACGAGGTTAGAAAAACGGTTGTTACCGGTGTTGAAATGTTCAGAAAACTCCTCGACGAAGGTGTTGCAGGTGACAACGTTGGATGTCTGCTCAGAGGCGTTGGTAAAGACGAGGTCAAAAGAGGTCAGGTTCTTGCAAAACCTGGTTCAATCACTCCACATAAGAAATTCAAGGCTAACATTTACGTTTTGAAGAAAGAAGAAGGCGGAAGGCATACTCCTTTCACCAAAGGATACAGACCGCAGTTCTACATCAGAACGGCTGACGTCACTGGTGAACTCGTTGATCTCCCAGAGGGTGTCGAAATGGTTATGCCTGGTGATAACGTCGTTATGACAGTTGAGCTCATTTACCCTGTCGCTATCGAAAAAGGTATGAGATTTGCTGTTCGTGAAGGCGGAAGAACCGTCGGCGCTGGTGTTGTCAGCGAAATTATCGAGTAA
- the fusA gene encoding elongation factor G encodes MKERLTRLDAVRNIGIMAHIDAGKTTTTERILYYTGRKYKLGSVDEGTATMDWMDQEKERGITITSAATTCFWRDHRINIIDTPGHVDFTVEVERSLRVLDGAVAVFDVSAGVEPQSETVWRQADKYGVPRIAFMNKMDKIGANFEAAVQSMIDKLNANPVPVQLPIGAESEFAGVIDLVRMKTVRWYNEDGTEYGFEDIPEELIDKAEEAREELIMHVAEFDEELMELYIQGEEIPPERIVKAIRKGTLNNKIVPVLCGSAFRNKGVQPLLDAIVDYLPSPLDLPPVEGWNPDTNEKVAINPDESGPFVGLAFKIMVDPFVGKVTFVRVYSGSLQKGSYIYNVNKGKRERVARLLFMHADQREEVDYVRTGDIVAMVGLKNTMTGETIASEGFKVLLENIEFPEPVISLAVEAMTKDDLAKLSKALQALTEEDPSLKVNIDPETNETIISGMGELHLEVIVERIKREFGVHVRVGHPQVAYRETIRNESIAEGKYIRQSGGRGQYGHVVIKVSPVESAKGLVFEDKTAGGVIPKEFIPAIESGIKEAMQSGVLAGYPMVNIKAELLDGSFHEVDSSEMAFKIAASMAFKEAARKGAPVLLEPIMEVEITTPEEYTGDIVADLNSRRARIEGFETRAGLRVIRAHVPLSELFGYATVIRSLSQGRASYVIQFSHYAEVPEKIVKKIFGE; translated from the coding sequence GTGAAGGAGAGGCTAACAAGATTAGACGCAGTTAGAAACATAGGAATAATGGCTCACATTGATGCGGGAAAAACGACCACAACCGAGCGTATTCTGTACTATACCGGGCGAAAGTACAAGTTAGGCAGCGTCGATGAAGGTACCGCTACAATGGATTGGATGGACCAGGAAAAAGAGCGAGGCATTACTATCACATCGGCTGCCACTACCTGTTTCTGGCGCGACCACAGAATAAACATCATTGATACACCCGGGCACGTTGACTTTACCGTCGAGGTTGAACGCTCCCTCAGAGTTCTTGACGGTGCTGTTGCGGTCTTTGACGTCTCAGCAGGCGTTGAACCCCAATCGGAGACTGTATGGCGACAAGCCGACAAGTACGGTGTCCCGAGAATTGCGTTCATGAACAAAATGGACAAAATAGGTGCCAACTTTGAGGCAGCCGTACAAAGCATGATCGACAAACTCAACGCCAATCCTGTTCCTGTACAGCTACCTATCGGTGCTGAATCTGAATTTGCTGGCGTAATTGATCTCGTCCGTATGAAAACGGTCCGCTGGTACAACGAGGATGGTACAGAATACGGGTTTGAAGATATCCCGGAAGAGCTCATTGATAAAGCTGAAGAGGCTCGGGAAGAACTTATTATGCACGTCGCTGAGTTCGATGAAGAACTCATGGAGCTTTATATTCAAGGTGAAGAAATCCCTCCCGAGCGAATAGTAAAAGCGATAAGAAAGGGAACTCTCAACAACAAAATAGTTCCCGTACTCTGTGGGTCTGCATTTAGAAACAAAGGGGTTCAGCCTCTCCTGGATGCGATCGTTGACTATCTTCCATCACCGCTGGATCTCCCGCCTGTCGAAGGCTGGAATCCAGACACAAATGAGAAAGTAGCTATCAACCCCGACGAAAGCGGACCCTTTGTTGGTCTTGCTTTTAAAATCATGGTGGATCCTTTCGTTGGAAAAGTAACCTTTGTTAGAGTTTATTCAGGTTCACTCCAAAAAGGAAGCTACATCTATAATGTCAACAAAGGAAAAAGGGAACGTGTCGCAAGATTACTCTTTATGCATGCTGATCAGCGTGAGGAAGTGGACTATGTTCGAACCGGTGATATTGTTGCTATGGTAGGCCTTAAAAACACCATGACCGGTGAAACCATAGCTTCTGAAGGTTTCAAGGTATTACTTGAAAACATAGAATTCCCCGAGCCGGTTATTTCTCTAGCTGTAGAAGCGATGACAAAAGATGATTTAGCGAAACTTTCTAAAGCATTGCAGGCACTCACAGAAGAAGACCCATCACTAAAGGTAAACATAGATCCTGAAACCAACGAGACGATAATCTCCGGTATGGGTGAATTGCATTTGGAGGTTATCGTTGAAAGAATAAAGAGAGAGTTTGGGGTTCATGTTAGGGTTGGTCACCCGCAGGTTGCGTACCGTGAAACAATACGCAATGAATCAATAGCTGAAGGAAAGTACATCAGGCAATCCGGAGGTAGAGGACAGTACGGACATGTTGTGATTAAAGTCAGTCCGGTTGAATCAGCTAAAGGTCTCGTTTTTGAAGACAAAACAGCCGGTGGTGTAATACCGAAAGAATTCATTCCGGCCATCGAAAGCGGCATAAAAGAAGCTATGCAGTCCGGAGTCCTGGCGGGTTATCCTATGGTAAATATCAAGGCGGAGCTTCTCGATGGTTCATTCCACGAGGTTGATTCATCGGAGATGGCTTTCAAAATAGCCGCTTCTATGGCTTTTAAAGAGGCGGCAAGAAAAGGAGCCCCGGTACTTCTCGAACCTATAATGGAAGTCGAGATCACAACACCGGAAGAGTACACAGGTGACATCGTAGCCGATCTGAATTCCAGAAGGGCGCGTATAGAAGGTTTTGAGACTCGTGCGGGCTTGAGAGTAATAAGAGCACATGTTCCGCTCTCAGAGCTCTTTGGATATGCAACAGTTATAAGGTCACTGTCGCAAGGTAGGGCAAGTTACGTAATCCAGTTCTCGCATTACGCTGAAGTACCGGAAAAAATAGTGAAAAAAATCTTTGGAGAATAA
- the rpsG gene encoding 30S ribosomal protein S7 has translation MRRRRAVKREVAPDPIYNDVLVTKLINRVMKDGKKSKAEKIVYKALEMLSEKTKQPPMEAFKKAINNVKPLLEVRPRRVGGATYQIPFEVPEDRALSLALRWIVAAARAKSGRPTSERLALELIDAYNGTGVAVKKREDVHRMAEAGKAYAHFRW, from the coding sequence ATGAGGAGAAGAAGGGCAGTCAAACGTGAAGTCGCTCCAGACCCAATATACAATGATGTCCTTGTTACCAAGTTAATCAACAGAGTAATGAAAGATGGAAAAAAGAGCAAAGCGGAGAAGATAGTTTATAAGGCTCTTGAAATGCTTTCTGAAAAAACAAAACAACCACCAATGGAAGCATTCAAAAAGGCTATTAACAACGTTAAACCCTTGCTTGAGGTTAGGCCAAGACGTGTCGGTGGTGCTACATACCAGATCCCCTTTGAGGTTCCTGAAGACAGAGCACTTTCTCTTGCCCTTAGATGGATTGTAGCTGCCGCACGTGCAAAGTCTGGGAGGCCAACAAGCGAACGTCTGGCTCTTGAACTGATTGACGCTTACAACGGTACCGGTGTTGCTGTCAAAAAGAGAGAAGACGTTCACAGAATGGCTGAAGCCGGAAAGGCTTACGCTCACTTCAGGTGGTGA
- the rpsL gene encoding 30S ribosomal protein S12 — protein sequence MPTINQLIRHGRKRLKKKSKSPALENNPQKRGVCVRVSTMTPKKPNSALRKIARVRLSNGTEVTAYIPGEGHNLQEHSVVLVRGGRVKDLPGVRYKIIRGALDAEGVANRRQSRSRYGAKKPKK from the coding sequence ATGCCGACAATCAATCAATTAATCAGACACGGTAGAAAGAGACTTAAAAAGAAGTCCAAATCCCCAGCTTTGGAGAACAACCCACAGAAGCGTGGGGTGTGTGTTAGGGTCTCTACAATGACCCCGAAAAAACCCAACTCAGCTCTCAGAAAGATCGCAAGGGTAAGACTGTCAAATGGTACTGAGGTTACCGCCTATATTCCGGGTGAGGGACATAACCTTCAGGAACACTCTGTTGTTCTCGTTAGAGGCGGAAGAGTTAAAGACTTACCCGGTGTTAGGTACAAGATCATCAGAGGCGCTCTTGATGCTGAAGGTGTCGCAAACAGAAGACAATCCCGAAGCCGCTATGGAGCGAAGAAGCCAAAGAAATAA
- a CDS encoding DNA polymerase III delta — MLYCLKGNSEVLKRLFIEEKAKKHVVLWPQDDDKLEKLKRLFSSNSLFGGIEAVRIIDFDKWRKPEKEMVIDLLKRIQIKSEVFLETNKTYDLECKTLNFSRPQPWKPKDWHTHIDKIARKLGVMIEKRAISTLFQNSGPDEMLIYSELKKLKSLGKTITHEDILKYSFVSNRINLELLAIKTITGQHNGLFEKLQDLAVNFSIFLSVVTGILIDIGRLKEETSSIHTPDWKEIQSISKTTGIALGRTARLMGFSFSGSTETSVNTLKYFSSKKLNKVLIELQKLDEKLKTGNSDQSFVFLELLHIFQTGN, encoded by the coding sequence TTGCTGTATTGTCTTAAAGGTAATAGCGAAGTATTGAAAAGGCTATTCATTGAAGAAAAAGCAAAAAAACATGTAGTGCTCTGGCCACAGGACGATGATAAACTCGAAAAATTGAAACGTTTATTCTCTTCAAACTCCCTTTTCGGAGGGATTGAAGCGGTTCGTATAATAGATTTCGATAAATGGAGAAAACCTGAAAAAGAAATGGTTATTGATTTGCTTAAAAGAATCCAGATTAAAAGCGAGGTTTTCCTGGAAACCAATAAAACTTACGATCTTGAATGTAAGACTCTGAATTTTTCCCGTCCTCAACCATGGAAACCGAAGGATTGGCACACCCATATTGACAAAATTGCCCGCAAACTAGGTGTGATGATTGAAAAAAGAGCTATATCAACATTATTCCAAAATAGTGGTCCCGATGAGATGTTGATATATTCAGAGCTTAAAAAGTTAAAATCCCTCGGCAAAACCATCACTCACGAAGATATTCTCAAATACTCTTTTGTATCAAACAGAATAAACCTCGAACTACTCGCAATAAAAACCATTACCGGCCAGCATAATGGATTATTCGAGAAGCTACAAGATTTAGCGGTCAACTTTTCTATTTTTTTAAGCGTTGTTACTGGTATATTGATTGATATAGGCAGATTGAAAGAAGAAACTTCCAGCATACATACTCCTGATTGGAAAGAAATACAATCGATTTCAAAAACCACCGGTATTGCTTTAGGAAGAACCGCGAGGCTTATGGGATTCTCCTTTTCAGGTTCCACTGAAACATCTGTAAACACTCTTAAATATTTCTCTTCCAAAAAGCTCAACAAAGTTCTTATAGAGCTTCAAAAGCTTGATGAGAAACTCAAGACCGGGAATTCGGATCAAAGCTTCGTTTTTTTGGAACTTCTCCACATTTTTCAAACCGGCAATTGA
- a CDS encoding penicillin-binding protein: MLSNADIPTVVKVNRLPALRGSIYDAKGRLLASDSLIYEAWLDLGYLKETASEREISEVLSSLSENFDIPPEKLSSLLDSSERFFLVEKSPTLKELSRKFNQRTRKFISIEISTERHYFGEFGLDKIIGKLDSGKSPINGIEKKYDHVLKGKKDGYILRTFYGSEKFSPVNGNDVFLSIDIDVQKLVYQELKEAVRKNKADGGLVILMEAKTGRIIAYAQTYQWDRGLLGIFEPGSTVKPIIYGLALSTESITEESTFLCEGKIQPVEGLDIIIRDTEGEKHGIETFKDAIRNSCNVATVQVAQRLLDNLGKYEIYNKLLEAGFGRPTGIDLPGETKGILPKPNKWSLISPYQFAIGQGIAVNAFQLIRALNVYPSGGYLLVPSFVKALGEEHEIVKIEPKIEKSLFPPYIVEMIRPVLESVVASGTGIRAQVEGIKVAGKTGTAQRATSEGYSSTEFNSLFWGYFPADDPKYSLLVLIENPKAGEYYGGTVAGPVFSSIVKKLYFPDNEKNKIVPIYPWKMPNLLGYTLHDVMEISRLFGISKVEVHGTGKVVSQIPAPGEKFIDPPYKMEVWLSVRESE, translated from the coding sequence TTGCTCTCAAATGCAGATATTCCAACCGTTGTTAAAGTTAATCGTTTGCCTGCATTAAGAGGTTCCATTTATGATGCCAAAGGAAGATTGTTAGCCAGCGATTCTTTGATCTACGAAGCCTGGCTTGACCTTGGTTATTTGAAAGAGACTGCATCTGAAAGAGAAATCTCTGAAGTTCTCTCTTCGCTATCTGAAAATTTTGATATTCCTCCGGAAAAGTTGTCTTCCCTTCTGGATTCTTCGGAGCGATTTTTCCTCGTAGAAAAATCACCAACACTAAAAGAACTTTCGCGCAAATTCAATCAAAGAACCAGAAAATTTATTTCAATAGAGATTTCAACAGAACGCCACTATTTCGGGGAGTTCGGTCTCGACAAAATTATCGGAAAATTAGACAGTGGCAAAAGTCCAATTAATGGAATAGAGAAAAAATATGACCACGTATTGAAAGGAAAGAAAGATGGCTACATACTCAGAACGTTCTATGGATCTGAAAAATTTTCTCCTGTAAACGGAAACGATGTCTTCTTATCAATAGATATAGATGTGCAAAAGCTTGTATATCAGGAACTCAAAGAGGCAGTCAGAAAAAACAAAGCCGATGGCGGCCTTGTTATCCTGATGGAAGCGAAAACTGGAAGGATCATCGCCTACGCTCAGACATATCAATGGGATAGGGGACTCCTCGGGATCTTCGAGCCTGGTTCAACGGTGAAACCTATAATATACGGCCTCGCTTTGAGCACTGAATCTATCACCGAAGAATCAACCTTCTTGTGCGAGGGAAAAATCCAACCAGTAGAAGGATTAGATATAATAATCAGGGATACAGAAGGTGAAAAACACGGTATCGAAACTTTTAAGGATGCCATAAGAAACTCCTGTAACGTCGCAACCGTTCAGGTAGCACAACGCTTGCTTGATAACCTCGGAAAATATGAAATATATAACAAACTTCTGGAGGCAGGTTTTGGAAGACCAACCGGCATCGATCTTCCTGGCGAAACAAAAGGAATTCTTCCCAAACCAAACAAATGGTCACTTATATCACCCTACCAGTTTGCAATAGGACAGGGTATTGCAGTAAACGCTTTTCAACTTATTAGAGCATTGAATGTATATCCTTCGGGTGGGTACCTGTTGGTTCCCTCTTTCGTTAAGGCGCTTGGTGAAGAACACGAGATAGTAAAAATTGAACCAAAGATAGAAAAGTCTCTTTTTCCGCCTTATATAGTCGAAATGATACGCCCTGTTCTGGAATCAGTTGTCGCAAGCGGTACCGGGATAAGGGCACAGGTTGAAGGAATAAAGGTGGCTGGCAAAACTGGAACTGCCCAAAGAGCTACTTCAGAAGGATACAGTTCAACTGAGTTTAATTCGCTTTTCTGGGGATATTTTCCGGCAGATGATCCGAAATATTCTTTGTTAGTACTAATTGAAAACCCTAAAGCTGGTGAGTATTACGGTGGTACCGTAGCAGGTCCTGTGTTTTCCTCAATAGTTAAAAAATTATACTTCCCCGATAACGAAAAGAATAAGATCGTTCCCATATACCCGTGGAAGATGCCGAATCTTTTAGGTTATACTTTACATGATGTAATGGAAATATCCAGGCTCTTTGGCATAAGCAAGGTAGAGGTTCACGGCACGGGAAAAGTTGTTTCACAAATACCAGCCCCCGGAGAAAAATTCATAGATCCTCCATATAAAATGGAGGTCTGGCTTTCAGTAAGGGAGAGTGAATGA